Proteins encoded together in one Prunus dulcis chromosome 3, ALMONDv2, whole genome shotgun sequence window:
- the LOC117623117 gene encoding uncharacterized protein LOC117623117, giving the protein MAVAFEGFSIREYAAKMRTVDVFKSYPFTAADNHDADEDDEDMKEKKKKKKKKEQVEALLPPITITKFKWWAHELHRLRASTNPHHHHPEQMLTLINKESSDIPRNDIEFTAVADELEAEVESQETQKSSETSSSLVCPVCKDFSSATVNAVNAHIDSCLAQASREERRQMRKAKSKVPKKRSIAEIFAVAPQIQNHYEEDDDGDDEDCELLGESGGDSSFSVSRLKAKKVKKRKKEKKKVLLLEENKKKFNKKMVMKNKKNKKKKNDGLIANKEKSCKLKLQNPVTFAKKLNKKFALDIWDGVTVRARTPNLKYLSTKKRKVVQTSKLIPKHQKQIFAVRSILKNHDVCGQNSAFCSMQGDSQANPCGIQHSERHVKFSDKNHILGPRKNGLSSFQHNTVGNLSSDTFVSSSEKDQSADSNKEAAPMEVDRRENHVSIGTDNGTEACSIIGRKELPKISDHADIPSFLRPHITHQEKVKHLPDKSVPASRAATEDNNLSMFGQGYPITSHKPAYAGIPRLISALEEPRTNTHGVAVSRAFGSSGTMIDHIEHPIHGAAMSSRENAGAFPEPFSSSFTFNEIARGGLPFPSQSEIDKFSDHGLHRQSLCPPMNLMGASYPFPEWKQRAGSFRERCVDEDFIGLPLNSQGELIQLSPTGRSGFNQLRKLDTIPGSSSSLPVQNFSQLMSTSSLPAHNFTHRTSMEDSLTAYKKHFVEKELPNDQLNLFPMQNYVKENFNSHFPDRLGVTYLDSTQRAGIHQLDFESSRSSHSFRPLDSGLNLMNISTSGCRQFDQVQNQKTVGMMPMDNSGHTSSNMNQPTMRLMGKDVAIGKSSREIQGFEDGKVWTDKEIIAEHCPSSTALHSSSLNKNFQQSWLPDTASGKLKETVAQSSEIHSEHASLQNFLMKAPEYRFPHPYHNWQSNSDFQTGSLTAHRSPSSNLIHFAQLPTSPAMFNRAPNFPEAFISGAESLQFGSQLPVFSGPQTTCGHGVLRPAEFNYKQNPPHFTKSAFGFPFLNPECRENVQSPWFQSSSKGLPPWLLHATLQGKPPNTASQSFPDVGRKNHHHIMPRSDIFTAPFMHHSSEFSYPCNLMTYHSQVMSSPSPATTFLPPHAPANTGGNQKAMSAINMGYRNRTKVKDRLKSKDYGIKDPYPCKKTKRLAVKAVDSTIPPNMFNLEMQEKLSAVAGSSRGNFFSEMQSTSRALDVDSSRTKASDLGCSLHEIQEDGFGSFGIESSKVDGMVKSGPIKLCAGAKHILKPTQNVDQDISRPIHSTIPFVAVPNGCREPEPQKKSTKIYRF; this is encoded by the exons ATGGCTGTTGCGTTTGAAGGCTTCTCCATCCG AGAGTACGCGGCAAAGATGAGAACCGTGGACGTGTTCAAATCCTATCCCTTCACTGCTGCAGACAATCATGATgctgatgaagatgatgaagatatgaaggagaagaagaagaagaagaagaagaaggaacaaGTCGAGGCCTTGCTTCCTCCGATCACTATCACCAAGTTCAAGTGGTGGGCCCACGAGCTCCACCGCTTAAGAGCATCCACTaatccccaccaccaccacccagAACAGATGTTAACGCTTATTAACAAAGAAAGCTCAGATATTCCCAGAAACGACATCGAATTCACTGCCGTTGCCGATGAGCTTGAGGCTGAGGTCGAGTCTCAGGAAACCCAGAAATCGTCTGAGACGTCGTCGTCGTTGGTTTGTCCAGTTTGTAAAGATTTCTCATCGGCCACTGTCAACGCCGTGAATGCGCATATCGACAGCTGCCTTGCTCAGGCGTCGAGGGAGGAGCGGAGGCAGATGAGGAAGGCCAAGTCCAAAGTACCCAAGAAGAGATCTATTGCTGAGATTTTCGCCGTGGCACCTCAGATCCAAAATCATTacgaagaagatgatgatggtgatgatgaagatTGTGAGCTGTTGGGTGAGAGTGGTGGTGATAGTAGTTTCAGTGTTTCAAGGTTGAAGGCAAAGAAGgtaaagaaaaggaagaaggagaagaagaaggtgtTGTTGTTGGAGGAGAACAAGAAGAAGTTCAACAAGAAGATGGTGatgaagaataagaagaataagaagaagaagaatgatgGGTTAATTGCAAACAAG GAGAAGTCTTGCAAACTCAAATTGCAAAATCCAGTCACTTTTGCCAAAAAGCTGAATAAGAAGTTTGCACTGGACATTTGGGATGGTGTAACTGTCCGTGCAAGGACGCCAAATCTGAAATACTTATCtacaaagaagagaaaagtaGTTCAAACATCCAAATTGATTCCTAAGCATCAGAAGCAAATTTTTGCTGTTCGCAGCATTCTCAAGAATCATGACGTTTGTGGTCAGAACTCCGCATTTTGCAGCATGCAAGGTGATAGTCAAGCAAATCCTTGTGGTATTCAACACTCAGAAAGGCATGTTAAGTTTTCTGACAAGAATCACATACTTGGCCCAAGGAAGAATGGATTGTCTTCCTTTCAACACAATACTGTTGGCAACTTATCTTCTGATACCTTTGTTAGTTCATCTGAGAAGGACCAGTCTGCTGACAGTAATAAAGAAGCAGCCCCCATGGAGGTAGACAGAAGAGAAAATCATGTTTCAATTGGCACAGATAATGGAACTGAGGCCTGCAGTATAATTGGAAGGAAGGAATTGCCTAAAATATCTGATCATGCTGATATACCAAGTTTTCTGAGGCCACATATTACTCATCAGGAAAAAGTAAAGCATTTGCCTGATAAATCTGTACCTGCAAGTAGAGCTGCAACTGAAGATAATAATTTGAGTATGTTCGGTCAAGGCTATCCAATCACCTCACATAAACCTGCATATGCTGGCATTCCAAGATTGATATCTGCTCTAGAAGAACCACGCACAAATACTCATGGAGTTGCTGTTTCCAGAGCTTTTGGTTCCAGTGGGACGATGATTGATCATATTGAACATCCTATCCATGGAGCTGCTATGAGTTCAAGGGAAAATGCAGGAGCATTTCCTGAACCTTTTTCATCTAGTTTCACTTTCAATGAGATTGCAAGGGGGGGGCTTCCATTCCCTTCACAATCTGAAATAGATAAATTTAGTGATCATGGTCTGCACCGCCAATCATTATGTCCTCCCATGAACTTGATGGGTGCCTCATATCCCTTTCCAGAGTGGAAACAAAGAGCAGGTTCCTTTAGGGAAAGGTGCGTGGATGAGGATTTTATTGGTTTGCCTCTCAATTCGCAGGGTGAACTAATCCAGTTGAGTCCAACGGGTAGAAGTGGGTTCAACCAGCTGAGGAAGTTGGATACTATACCAGGGTCCTCCAGTAGCTTACCTGTGCAGAATTTTAGCCAGTTGATGAGTACGAGTAGCTTACCAGCACATAACTTTACCCACAGAACGAGTATGGAAGATTCTTTGACTGCATACAAGAAGCATTTTGTGGAGAAAGAACTTCCAAATGATCAGTTGAATTTGTTTCCTATGCAGAATTATGTTAAAGAGAATTTTAATTCACATTTTCCAGACAGGTTAGGTGTTACTTACTTGGATAGCACTCAAAGAGCAGGTATACACCAGCTTGATTTTGAGAGCAGCAGAAGCAGCCACTCTTTTCGTCCGCTTGATTCAGGCCTGAACCTCATGAATATCTCTACCAGTGGATGCAGACAATTTGACCAGGTACAGAACCAAAAGACAGTGGGAATGATGCCTATGGATAATTCAGGTCACACATCGTCGAATATGAATCAACCAACAATGCGGTTAATGGGAAAAGATGTTGCAATTGGTAAAAGTAGTAGAGAGATTCAAGGATTTGAGGATGGAAAAGTTTGGACAGATAAGGAGATTATAGCAGAGCATTGTCCTTCAAGTACTGCCTTGCATAGTTCTTCCTTGAACAAGAATTTCCAGCAGAGTTGGCTTCCAGACACGGCATCAGGGAAGTTGAAAGAAACTGTAGCACAGTCTTCAGAAATTCACAGCGAACACGCCTCTCTACAAAATTTTCTGATGAAAGCCCCAGAATATAGATTTCCTCATCCTTACCACAACTGGCAAAGCAATTCAGATTTTCAAACTGGCAGCCTTACCGCCCACAGAAGTCCAAGTTCAAATTTGATCCATTTTGCTCAGTTACCCACTTCACCTGCAATGTTTAATAGGGCACCCAACTTCCCGGAAGCCTTCATATCTGGAGCTGAATCTCTACAGTTTGGCTCTCAACTACCTGTATTTTCTGGTCCACAAACTACCTGTGGACATGGGGTTTTAAGACCTGCTGAATTCAATTACAAGCAGAACCCACCACATTTTACAAAATCAGCATTTGGCTTTCCTTTCCTAAATCCGGAATGCAGAGAAAATGTCCAATCACCATGGTTTCAGAGCTCCTCCAAGGGCCTGCCCCCTTGGTTGTTACATGCAACACTACAGGGAAAACCACCAAATACAGCTTCTCAATCTTTTCCAGATGTGGGTAGGAAAAACCATCATCATATTATGCCGAGAAGTGATATTTTCACCGCGCCGTTCATGCATCATTCATCTGAATTTTCTTATCCTTGCAATTTGATGACCTATCATTCACAAGTGATGAGTTCACCTAGTCCGGCAACTACATTTCTGCCTCCACATGCTCCAGCCAATACAGGAGGAAATCAAAAAGCAATGTCTGCCATCAATATGGGCTACAGAAACAGAACCAAGGTAAAAGACAGATTGAAATCAAAAGATTATGGTATCAAAGACCCTTATCCTTGCAAGAAAACCAAGAGACTTGCAGTAAAAGCAGTTGATTCAACAATTCCTCCTAACATGTTCAACttagaaatgcaagaaaagtTGAGTGCTGTTGCAGGGTCATCAAGAGGGAACTTTTTCAGTGAAATGCAATCTACTTCGAGAGCACTTGACGTTGACTCGAGTAGGACAAAAGCAAGTGATTTGGGTTGCAGCCTACATGAAATTCAAGAGGATGGATTCGGAAGCTTTGGAATTGAGTCCTCCAAAGTAGATGGTATGGTGAAATCTGGTCCCATTAAACTATGCGCAGGAGCAAAACACATCCTAAAACCCACTCAAAATGTGGATCAGGATATCTCCAGGCCAATCCATTCAACTATCCCCTTTGTTGCAGTACCTAATGGTTGTAGAGAACCAGAGCCTCAGAAGAAATCAACAAAGATTTACAGGTTTTAG
- the LOC117622732 gene encoding HVA22-like protein f, translating to MGVLAAVAKNLDTLIGPGVMLLYPLYASMRAIESPSALDDQQWLTYWVIYSFITLFELSCWKVLAWIPIWPYMKLLFCMWLVLPIYNGAAYIYENIVRKYVKLGGYMVSSNKPDGQKKVLQMMSLDARRSVERFIDQHGIDAFERVVKAAEKEARKY from the exons ATGGGTGTTCTTGCAGCCGTTGCTAAAAATTTGGATACATTAATCGG GCCAGGAGTGATGCTTCTTTATCCTTT GTATGCATCAATGCGAGCAATCGAGAGCCCTTCTGCACTAGACGATCAGCAGTGGCTAACGTATTGGGTTATATATTCCTTCATAACATTATTCGAGCTATCATGCTGGAAAGTCTTGGCTTG GATCCCAATATGGCCGTATATGAAGCTGCTGTTTTGCATGTGGTTGGTGTTGCCAATTTACAACGGAGCAGCCTATATTTATGAGAACATTGTGAGAAAATATGTGAAGCTTGGAGGGTATATGGTGAGCTCAAACAAGCCAGATGGTCAGAAGAAGGTCCTCCAAATGATGAGCCTGGATGCAAGGAGGTCCGTTGAGCGTTTCATCGATCAACATGGTATTGATGCTTTCGAAAGAGTCGTCAAAGCC GCTGAAAAAGAAGCTAGGAAGTACTGA